The segment ATGGCGCTTAAGCACATCCTTATACCTAAGAAGCTGTCCGCCATGCTTTCGCTTGCCCTCCTCTAACTCCGAGTAAAAGATGCGCTTAGCCACCCGACCCTCAGCCATCCTTGAAACGTGGCCGCCCCAACGAAGTTGTCGTCGCATGATATAAGATTCGATCCCACCTACTTTAGCTCTTCGCAAAACTTCGGTGTTCCGTATACGATCGGACCAGCTGATCTTTAAGATTTTGCGGAGGCACCTCAGGTGGAATCTATCTAAAGTGCGGATGTGACGGCGATATACGGTCCACGTTTCAGAGGAGTATAAGATGTTAGGGAGAACTACAGCCATATATATGGAGATCTTTGTCGCTAATTTCAGATCATGTGAGCTGAATACCTTTGCATCCAGCTTACCAAAGGCCGCAGCAGCGGCGCCAATCCGGTTGTTAATTTCAGAGTCAAGGTCACATGTAGAGGTTACAGTGCTCCCCAGGTAGCGGAACTTATCTACCTGTTTCAGTACATCGTCCCCCAGTCTGACAGATAGTGTCTCGCGACCATGGATGTCTAGTGACATCACTTCCGTCTTCTTGACACTGATCTTCAGTCCAAACCTGCAGCAAGACTCATGAAAGTCGGTTACAAGTTGCTGCAGGTCTCCAGGGGATTCAGTAACGAAGCATAAGTCATCCGCGTACATGATTTCGGTGATCACAGCGTGCGAGACTTTAGTGTGAGCCTTGAATCTGGCCAGGTTAAAAACCCTACCGTCGGTGCGGAAACGGATGCGAATTCCATTCGACGAACTCTGACTCTGCAAAACTTCACGGACAACCACAGCAAAGTAGAGAGCAAAGAGTGTTGGCGCTAGAACGCAGCCTTGCTTCACCCCACAGGTAACGGGAAAGAAGCTGGACTCTTCGCCATCCACAGCGACGCAGCATTCCATGTTGTCATGCAGAAGTCTCAGGAGTCGAACGAACTTATCTGTGCACCCTAGCTTTCTTAGCACCATCCACAGAGCTTCACGGGGGACACTGTCGAAGGCCTTCTCGAGGTCAACAAAGCAGAAGTACAGTCTTCGTCCCTGTTCCCTGCTTTTTTCCTGCAGTTGACGCAGCGAGAATATGGCTTCACAGGTACCCCGATTAGGACGGAAGCCAAACTGTGTTTCCGGTAGAATCTCTTCGGAAAGCTTCATAAGGCGGTTTAAAAGGACTCTGGCGAAGACTTTCCCAGGAACGGACAGAAGCGAAATACCTCGGTAAGAGTTACAATCAGCACGGTCACCCTTGTTCTTGTAGAGGGCCCTAattcgtgaaagtttaaaagtAGAGGGGACATGTTCTTCCTCCCACATACGAACAAAAAATTCCCAAACCGACGAATGCAACTTCTCACCTCCGTACTTCAGCAACTCGCCTGGTATAGAGTCAATGCCGACCGCTCGTTTATTCTGCTGCTGTTTGATAGCAAGAACGACCTCGTCACACGATAATGGATCGTCCAGCTCTACAAATGTGGACAGCTGAGGTATTAAGCTAATGTGCGATAGATCTGCTGTACGATCTACATTAAGCAAGGCATTAAAGTGTTCAGCCCACCTATTCagcacatcaccattatagaccttaaacgtcacggatgatactgttataggcctattatatcactaaatggctccttaattgcgccaaatcggctctacagtaccaatatagactatttataggaccatttagtgtgatttaatttggtgtcctcgaccactataggaccagaaattgttacttgagaggaactataataagcacacaaaatttcatccccatcggttcagccgtttaggaggaggaggtaacaaacacacaagcatgtcaatgatatttaacaaattccttattcaaagaaatacttcgatatatgtttatagaactatattaataaaatataaatatattatacaataccaacaaaacattttttcacgattaaattcaatttatgacccattttattacaatatttatttatacccacccattagggtagaaaaggtaaatatcgggtagattgggtaaatacccggtaaatacccgatatctaccccgggtattttcccgccgcccatctctaTTTTTAAGTCTTAATACCTTTTTAGAACTCTCAGGGCAGTCGAAACCATCAGGTATTTGCATATATATAGTTTCCTCTAACTCACCATTTAAAAAGGCTGTTTTTACGTCTAAGTGAGTAACTTCTAACCCTAACTGTACTGCTAAAGAGAACAACAGCCGTAAGGTTGTATGCCTGACAACAGGTGAATAAGTTTCTGTATAGTCAACACCGGCTTTCTGAGTGAAGCCTTTTGCTACAAGTCTAGCACGAAACCTCACTGAATTGTCACTGTCATACTTTTTACGTAATACCCACTTGCATTTCACAATGGTGCTGTCCTTGGGTGCATCGGCGAGTTCCCAGGCTTCATTGTCATCAAAGGATTGCAGTTCATCATGGACGGCCTCCAACCACTGAGCTTTCTCTGGACCTTCCAGCGCTTCTTCAAGCGTAAGCTCACAGGTATCACCTCCACTCTCTGTACCTATACAAGTATTTGAAAAACCATACCTCTCTGGTGGTCGCCTTTGCCTCTCGGAACACCTTCTCACCTCAGGGATGACCTCCACAACACTGTTAATACTGCAAGCTGAGTCTGAAGAGTCCTCTTCCTCTGGCTGATATGTATCATCTCCATCATAATATTCACTACCTGAAATATTGGAAACATCCCCCACTGAATCCAATGACATCCTATCTTTTACCTTCTCCGAGATGGGTTTTTCTTCAATTTCAACTGTGGTAACTGCTGGCAAAGGGTTCTCCATCACCACCACATCTCGGCTGGTTGTGATGTCATTGGTTCTAGGAAGATATATTCTGTAGCCTTTTATATCATCTGGATATCCCACAAATATCCCTTGTTCGGCTTTCTTATGCCACTTGAGCCGTTTTTCCTTGGGAATATGCATCATTACCACACTTCCAAAGATCCTGAGATGGCTTATATCTGGCTTTCTGCCTGTCCAGATCTCAAGAGGTGTCTTACCATTCAGAGCTGACACTACAGTCCTGTTAAGTATATATGCTGCAGTATTAGTCGCTTCTGCCCAAAACTTGTCCTCCAGTTTTGCATCAAATAACAGGCATCTTGCTTTTTCGACTATACTTCGATGATAGCGTTCTGCTAATGAATTTTGCTCTGGTGTATATGCATTTGTCTTCTGATGTATAATTCCTTCTTTACTcaaaaaactgtcaaaatctttATTACAGAATTCCTTACCTTGATCACTTCTTAGGATTTTAATTTTCTTATTCAGTTGGTTTTCTGTCAAagctttatattttttaaaacaatcAAACGCTTCACTTTTATTCTTTACAAAATAAACATGCACCATGCGGCTATAGTCATCGACAAAGACTATATAGTATCTGGAACCTCCAAGAGATACATTTTGAAAGGGGCCACAGACATCCGTGTGTATGATTTGGAGCAGCTCTGTAGATTTGGTGTTACTCTGTGGAAAAGGCAAACGTGTCAGTTTTCCCTCACAACACACTTTACATGACGACTTAGAAATATCAATCTTACTGTCAAGTGTGAGCCCTTCCACGGCGTCCTGCATTTTGTTCAAGTAGTTACTGTTGCAATGTCCGAGACGACGATGCCATGTCTCTCCTGACACCATTGCAGCAGCTCCAAAAACTTCAGTGACATTTAACTTGTATACTCCATTTATCAAACACGCTGTCGCAACAAGCTCtccaattttattgtaaatattacaACCAACTTTCGTAAACTTAACTGTGTTTCCGTTTTTAATTAACTCGCTGACAGATAGCAGATTCGTTGTCAAACTTGGGACACACAAAACATTTTCAACTACGACTTCATATTCACACTTCTTTGTAAATGTCGTAATCATTACATTGCCACAGCATTTCACGGGTAGTTTTTCTTTATTCGCGACTACAATCTCGGTCGTAGTAAGCTCGCTTGACATGTTTTTGATCCAGTTCTCGTTTGCAGTGAGATGAAAACTACATCCCGAGTCAACATACCACTCGTCCTTCCCAAAATCGGAACTCATGAACACTGCACTGAACGCATTTGTTTGTTTATGTTCTTGCGACTTACTATCAGTTGAACTCTTATTGTTATCACTTAATCTGCAATATTTACGAATATGACCCGGCATTTTGCATTTGTGACAAATCATCTTTTGTTTTGAAAAATTTGAGTTTGACTTTGACGTTGACATATGAGCATTGTTGTCTTTGGTCCCGCTAGTGTTGTGACCAAACCGTTTTTTCCGAAACATTGCAAATGCTCCACTTACGTCACCACTGTCCTCTTCCAAATCCATTAATTTGGTTTTAATCGCATCAGCAGATATAGAGATACCTGAATGCTCAATCGCCATTATCATTGGCGAATATTTGTCGGATAATCCAGCTAGAAGTAGCGATCCGACCCATTCGTCATTAATCTTAAAACCCGTTCCATTCAACTTTTGGCTAGTTTCTATGACTTGCGTGACATAAGACGTCATAGAGGAACAATTTTCCAGACGAATCGAAATAAGATTTCTCAGCAAACTAATCCTCCTTGTGAATCCTGAGTCATCAAACAATTTCTTTAGTTTGTCCCAAAGCTCCTTTGTCGTTGTTACGTCTTTGATATGCACGTAAAGCGACGGGTCAATCgttaacacgttcgctgcggcaagccaaaaccttaacccaaaatctagtgcgttacgaggcccaatccgccccgtaatagtttacatcgtagtgcgttacgggtataaaagtgccccgtacgcctaagtctgttaaaagtgctgtaagttcctgaaatattagattttccaatatttttttcgactaactgtaagagtatgaaatttcctacgtctcattatccccgcacgtggatacgataaaaactcagaagattatatagaaaagaaaatacggggttattttatccccgtatcgcactaaaattgaaaaaatacggggtttagtacaccccgtaacgcatgtaatgtattaaggtcgataaattagtagtgatgggaaataaaaaaatcgatgtatatgctgttttaataaaaaaattacacatcaaaaatatgatacttcgcactcttgtatttttgtgaaagtagttaatataattaagtaacaaagataaataaaataagataaaccaccaccgtttttacatattaaaaacatatatttaattacctgcctgcaattagatgtcaatttgtggtgattttgacgtttattgtgtgggataacctttgtttttggaatatagtagttctaacgtgtggttcgagcgcttcatttttaatttgccgataacaagtatttcagtaagcacTGCACTAGCAATACTATGCCCACAACCCCGTACGGGCCAGCAAATTGTTTTACGGGGCTCACGgagacccgtatcgcactagaaggtaatttttgtcccctggtcggtacggggttcctgagaccccgtatatacttaatatatgaataaataatacttttgaacagaaatccaaatgtatatttgtcattttcgtagttgtaaaaatgaccaaaatacagCTTCCGCACCAGCGGAGTGAACACGATTTTTCTCACCCGCACTGAGTGATGACAGCGTACGGGGTTCAAAAACCCCCGTAACGCAGTGAACGCGTTAAGATTAATTTGGCTTTGGTTTTCGCGTCAACAGCGGTGTCTTCCGGCTTCGCGCTTGTAATGTACGCTGAAGTCCCTTCTAAAACAAGAAAGTTTTCCGCCGCGAAAGCCCATTCTGCGTAATTTTCACGGCCTTTAAGTTTAGGCACACTCACAGCATAATTTGTGCTGGACAACGACGACGACATATTACACACTGAACACACTAAACACAATAGCGCAGCATCAGCATCACAATTCTCTATCAGCAAAATAAATTGcgagaataaatttaaattactgGGAACATAACCTATAAAGTAGAAACGATGTCGTCGGTGGCAGAATAGCAAAAGCACTTTATTCCATATTCAAATGAAATACATAGACAACTATTACACTGCGAGTATCAAAAGAGTTTATCAACTAAAGAGTTTCCATAAATATATAGAGGGCGCTATTATTCagttataaaaacacaatagtTACACGTtccaaaatctaacttgtttgaaccaaaaagcacgtaggcgctattttaaccaaaaaacttgttgaaagAACATGTAAACTGGTTGTTTTAACTCTCAGtgtattaacaaaaaaaaaaaacgtttattcagaatgtaaagcttaaccctattacatatcttctgccaaaccactttgtggtttgttggcagacgaggctcccatACACTTATCAAGCTAAAATACCTCATAGTTTTTttagatatatgtataatatttatatatataagtttttgctatgcatacacacacacacacatgtacATATACGTATAGGATGCATGTATGCGTAGCCAAAACCTAGCTTACCTTAACCCTTTTAGGAAGCGTACTTAGTTGCACGCAACTATTAGGTAAGTTACATTAGTTAGTGTTAATTACCTactaactatacatataaatcgccgtgtgcctgctatacggccacaattcaaaaaaccattttttcgaGAAATCGCGTCTCAAAGTTTTGAGAGTATAGTTGAGGCTGTTAAATAGGATCTTACTTCTTGAGTTTTAGGtctatgaatttgaaatttagcTATTTTTACTCGGAATGATATAACCCTCCATAAGATCACGAcacttttcgcaaaaaaaatcttttttttaagatacaatgcctgaaagacaggtatttagagttatggctgtattgcagaaacatttttttatgattttgagaTGCGTCCAAAATTAAACGATATTATTTGATAAAGGTATCAtgcaaatatatatgaaaaaacaTCAAATagttaaaacaattttatttacgaactttgacagtaacgataacaataattatgtgtagcttataatcatcaacattatattacgtcattaccaaataatattatttatttaaaattgaaacaaataaaactttgtaGCTTACGTATCTTGGTGTCACCCTGGATAGAAGCCTGAATTTCAAGAAACATCTGACCAGCCTCTCTGCGAAGCTCAAGACCCGGAACAGCATCATTCACAAGCTTACTGGAACTTCCTGGAGTGCCAGCGCAGCAACAGTTTGGACAACCGTACTATCCCTAGTCTACTCCTCTGCCGAGTACTGCTCAGCGGTGTGGCTAAACAGCACCCATACTACCGCGGTAACGCCCAGCTGAACCACACTATGCGACTCATCAGAGGCTGCCTAAAACCAACTCCCACACACTGGTTGCCGGTGCTGACTCATATTTTACCTCTAAACTTCCGCCGAGAAAAGTGCCTATTTCGTGAAATCGCCAAGATTCGAGCAGACACAAGTTTACCCATCCACCGAGACCTCGACGCGCTAAAGGCTCTCAGACTGAGGTCTCGACTACCCCCAAATTGAATTCCACTAAAGTGGGTTACAAGTAAGCCCCTTAGAGGCATGGATAATGGACTGGATAGCCAGAGCTCTTCCTACAGAGCTGTACGAGTTCGATACTGGGGCCCGACCGGTGTGATTAAAGGAGCCTCGACAGGTTTGGTGTCGGCTGAACCGTATCAGGACAGGCATCGGAAACTGCTCATCTTTGTGGTGCAGATGGAGATGGTGCGAGTCTGTGGAGTGACAGTGTGGCCACCCAGATCCGACGGTGCACCATATAGCCTTCGAGTGCCCCATAACCAAGTTTAGCGGAAAAAGGGCAGATTttaagacactttcgacaaatcatcatcctccttgcgctatcccggcatttgccatggcttatgggagcctggggtccgctgtgacagctaagacactttcgacaaatgccgttgaatatcttaagtctagtttttttaataatttaagtagagaACAACGTGTACTGActggtaaaaataattatgactttaGTAATGAGACATATTGAACTGCACTTGTAAGAAAACAAAGTTGAGATTTGTTTAATCATTTTGTGTAGTAGATTCGGCGTCGGGCTggtaatccatactatccatactatccatccatccatccatccatactccatacttactatactatactatatactatactatactatatactatacttactatactaatattataaatgcgaaagtaactctgtctgtctgtctgttacgctttcccgcttaaaccacgcaaccgattttgatgaaatttggaacagacaatctttagaccctgagacagaacataggctactttttatttcgaaaaaaagggatgaagaggttgaaagtttgtatgggatttcttaattttaaaagataaaaccatgaaactttatattttagcacttgataagaaatcattaaacatatatttaaagtcacatacaggtcgaacgcgattaattaacattatttttacctttaaaataaacatggtgggaaataaacattaactaaaagcgggtagattatatttatttgtctaccccgaacatttatataaattaatatcgggtagttttgtgttgtttacatctccggtgacattttgctgggacgtcagtcttccgcgaccacggtcagtgcaacctggccgaaacgttgggaaaaaaggtaaaaataatgttaattaatcgcgttcgacctgtatgtgactttaaatatgtgtacaaagcgcgagaacttaaagtgttatatcattaaacatcttgataagggttagggatagggatagggatagggatagcgatagcgatagcgacagcgatagcgttagcgatagcgatagcaatagcgatagcgatagcgatagcgatagcgatagcgatagcgatagcgatagcgatagcgatagcgatagcgatagcgatagcgatagcgacagcgatacggatacggatacggatacggatacggataatatgggtatcgttagagggatacggataatcggtcggcggtctcttacaatcaatgtgctctaagacgatcgttgtttgcttgcttgaagattacgtttgcgataagtataagcaaaatgtaaaaaattgtaagggataatataaaaaagtactttttacccaccgatcatagtgtcgaaatacgggctatgtgggatgtttataaaggtttccccagcgtatatagaattacctacgctgtggtcgatgtgtaatatttctacaatcattgcaagcaaaagtattatgtgcaatcgaaataatcgcagataaatatacctacagagaaatctacggtccctacggatccaaatgaaaatcttaatgaatacttttattacgcgggcgaagccgcgggtaaaagctagttttgtaataatatgttTGATACTGACTGTTTGACACAATATTTAAAGGGATTTATTGCAAATATCACTCAAGTTTTTGGGACGCAACTCAAAACTTACATTTAAAATGTGTGCTATACAGCCACAACTCAAAACGGCCGTCGGtttacatgcgaacaaactggcAAGTGGCCGTATTGCAGGGAATCTTCTGACAATTTATGGTCAATTCCATACAGCCACTTGTGAGAAAAAGGCTCTTAAGGACCTATTTTGCTATGGCTCTCGAAGTAAGGTCGTAAATTGAACGATTTTGAATACGAATCTGCAATaatccagaaaattaaaaattttgagttgtggccgtatagcaggcacacggcgaaATACACTGTAGTATACTCACAGATAGCCAAAGGTCCAAAGCTTATTAGAAAAGAACGCAAATAGTTTTCATTGAATACCCCCAGTTGTGACAGTACTTGAGGTATCACGTGGGTAACTACCTTTTTGCTAATTTGACAAGTCTGCCTTTCTGGATGATATTGGTAGTCTTTTTCCAGCATAACTCCTGGGAGGAACCAGTATccacttaaataaaaaagaaacaaaagtcGGTTGCtgaataagtacagtcaacatTTGAAATGCTTGTTAATAAATATGATAATTTGGGCAGTTAACAACCCTTCGTAAACGTGTAgtataagaaaatatttttaccaCATACAGTTCGTATGTGTACCACTATAAACTctactgcacgggaagcatggtcgcgcgatagacgataaaatatcaggccgtccctatcgcacttacaaatagtgcgcgcgcgaccatgcttcccgtgctggttgaATAGACAATGTCACATAATGTAAACATGTCAGTTTGCTTCAGTTCGTTTGCCTGTGCGGTCGGCCGGCCGCACAAATATACATTGGACTATCGAGTATTTTATTGACTCCACGGATATTTCCAAGTTTCATATATACAGAATGAAATCTTGTGCAGCATTTTATGTTCGGTGACTGGCTGTAGGTATGTAGTCCCctatttgaatttagaataatCTATAAACTTCAAGTAGAATGAACGCTTGGCGGGGCATTCGAATTGGAGCAGGGATTGAATAGATTATTGTAACTATACTACTCCAAACGCGAATTCAAGTCCAAAAAATCTACTACGATGTTACTACTGCAAGAAAATGTTTATAAGATAgtgtaatcttttttttataaaagcacacgcaaagataatttatttattgataatttcaattctttgacttaaataattaatagtatttacttatttacataaatactaggacgcccgaatacaaaaaatatttttcatattttttggtTGCAAAGTTGGTTTTGCGTTTGTATCACTTCAGGTGTTAATAACGTTTGGTACATTATTTTACGGTAAAGAAAACCTCAGACattgtgatatatttttttaatatactgtACTGTACTTGACTTGACTTATTAATGAAATTGTGTACATCGCGTTTTATGGTTGTCATGGTCGTTCTTTTTTTCGGAGGCGGCCATGACACCAGGGTTTGTCACTTTCATCAACTTTCAttcatttttgaaaatttattgTGCTCCGTGGTGATTTCTGCCTTGttgagtttttgttttttgttaaatttttgTTTCCTGTTGAGATATTGTGTGACTAAGTTTAATACACATTTGCAGAAATTGCACCGGGCTGACAAATGCCATCTTTAGTGCATaaatttttgatttatttattcattattttaggTGTAAGTAAGTTAATTACTGGAAACGTGCATGAAGGAGTTAGGCATTGTTACAAATACCCCTAATCTAAATACCAATGACCAAGATTCATAATTTGTGGCGGACGTTGCCACTAATTATATCTACTGATAagatttaaaacaaaagaaacacacacacaacacGGGAAAAAACATCAACCACGCATCACCAGTCGCGAATTTAAACATAcgtataattttgtattttggGTTTTTTATATGCTATAaagaatgtttttatttaaaaggttGACGTATCCTGAAtagtattttgacagtgacataagtgacattgacagctatgacattgacgtatctgccgtagtttttttggacttgaaataaaaaaaaagtacataaaAAGACCCATATAAAGTGTTTCTCTTAGGTACGTCAGTATATTAGTACTTAGAGGCCCGGAAGGAAGGGGCTGCCTTGTGCTGATTTACTTTTTGCCAGAGGTGGAAGTAATCCACACTGCAGGCTTGGCCCGACTCGGCTGCACTTCACcttagtttaaaaaataaaacttgcgTTATGATAAGCCACGGGTCGCCGCCATAACATCCGGCGTGTTTGCAACAATCAAGGGCCTGGCCCTCAGAGAACGCCAAGCACTGTCTATACTTCATGTTGTACCTGGCTTCCATAGCACctgcaaaaatattaaataagcaAAAACATAATTTCTCTTCAGAATGTGTGAGAGGCCACCTAAAAAACAGGTAtaaccttattttattatttgattaatcttaaataataatatcctcactactttaaaaaaaacttgtatcttcgtctgtcaatgaaaagcaaattgtagtaagtatgtatggaatgcatatagatagacgtactgcgttttaactttgaggaacagcgtgagatacgagattttttaaaagtagtgacgatacgtagctcgttaaaaaatattgtgacTAATAACATACTACAACTTTTCAGGTTTAAAGATGTGCTTAAACGCCACATGATGAAGAGCTGCGAAATTGACCCGTTTCTCTGAGAGAAGCAAACCACCGACCACCCTGTGTGGAGATCTTTTGTCGCTAAGAAATCAAATAACTGAGTCCCGTCGACTTTTCAAACTGGATATCCGACGGGATGAGCTGAAGGCCCGTCCTCCTGCGGCTATTCCATATAATTACATTAACGGTGTGCTGTCATGCCCGTCGTGTGCACGGGTTTTCGCAAATAAATTCGGCTACGTGAGCCACATGCGAGCACATCAACGTACTCAACAAAGGAGTTGAAAACAGTAACCATGGTCGGATACGGCCGGGAGatatataaataagataaataCTAATTAATAGTACATAAATTGgacaaaataaaataaggcaAACCTACCTATAGCACTAAATATATACCCGCTGCCACATTTCCCCTGATCCTTGACGTGTGAGACGACCCCCATTTTCCTCCAATCAAATTCAGGTAAACTGGAGTAACTAGACACAGTGCTTGCGGTATTAGCAAAAGCTTCTGATACATTCCTCACAGGCACGACTCCGCTATATAACTCCAGCTCCTCAGGTTTTAAATCGGAGAAATGATTTATCGCAAACACGGTCATAGGATACTTTTCATTTCGAGAGTTAATATCTTTTAAACTTTCCTTGAAAATCTCTAGCCTTTCTAAATATTCCCTTCGGTCGTATACTTTTTCATGCTGCTTAACaaaatttttgaatagattCTCGGCGTGGCGTAGGTCGTAGTGTGGTTTATCGAGATGAGACGCCGCTGTAACTGCGCCGGCGAGGCAGACCGCCGCCCATGCTGCCCAAACTAACATGTTCACTTGTAGATTACTTGTAACTGTGGATATCAGTCGTTTCAGGGCGTTTATATACtcatataattatacttaaggCATTCGTTGTTTTTAGGTACCTCCGTGCTATCGTACGAGTATTTACGGCTCATAATTCTtgtaatttcataaaataattacctagaatattttaactacagttaaACCGCCTTTGTGATAACATTATTTCTAACC is part of the Leguminivora glycinivorella isolate SPB_JAAS2020 chromosome 3, LegGlyc_1.1, whole genome shotgun sequence genome and harbors:
- the LOC125224859 gene encoding probable cysteine protease RD19D, with the protein product MTVFAINHFSDLKPEELELYSGVVPVRNVSEAFANTASTVSSYSSLPEFDWRKMGVVSHVKDQGKCGSGYIFSAIGAMEARYNMKYRQCLAFSEGQALDCCKHAGCYGGDPWLIITGYWFLPGVMLEKDYQYHPERQTCQISKKVVTHVIPQVLSQLGVFNENYLRSFLISFGPLAICLNSADFKHYSGGILEPDLCTGKPLDHCVLLVGYGEENGKEFWILKNSYGVLWGENGYVRIRRGVKACGIGGKYYTATTAFMQ